One part of the Homo sapiens chromosome 19, GRCh38.p14 Primary Assembly genome encodes these proteins:
- the CCER2 gene encoding coiled-coil domain-containing glutamate-rich protein 2 precursor — translation MPPRGPASELLLLRLLLLGAATAAPLAPRPSKEELTRCLAEVVTEVLTVGQVQRGPCTALLHKELCGTEPHGCASTEEKGLLLGDFKKQEAGKMRSSQEVRDEEEEEVAERTHKSEVQEQAIRMQGHRQLHQEEDEEEEKEERKRGPMETFEDLWQRHLENGGDLQKRVAEKASDKETAQFQAEEKGVRVLGGDRSLWQGAERGGGERREDLPHHHHHHHQPEAEPRQEKEEASEREEKEVEQLEHLRDELKKVTETLGEQLRREG, via the exons ATGCCGCCCCGAGGGCCAGCctctgagctgctgctgctgcggcTGCTCCTGCTGGGGGCGG CCACCGCTGCTCCCTTGGCACCGAGACCCTCCAAGGAGGAG CTGACCCGCTGTCTGGCAGAGGTGGTCACAGAGGTGCTGACCGTGGGCCAGGTCCAGAGAGGACCCTGCACTGCTCTTCTCCACAAGG AGTTGTGCGGGACAGAGCCCCACGGCTGTGCGTCCACCGAGGAGAAAGGCCTGCTGCTTGGGGATTTCAAGAAGCAGGAGGCTGGGAAGATGAGGTCCAGCCAGGAGGTgagggatgaggaagaggaggaggtagCAGAGAGGACCCACAAGTCTGAGGTCCAGGAACAAGCCATCCGCATGCAAGGGCATCGCCAGCTCCAccaggaggaggacgaggaggaggagaaggaggagaggaagagggggcCCATGGAGACCTTTGAGGACCTGTGGCAGCGGCATCTAGAGAATGGAGGGGACCTCCAGAAGCGGGTGGCAGAGAAGGCCAGTGACAAAGAGACGGCCcagttccaggcagaggagaaGGGGGTGCGGGTGCTGGGCGGGGACCGCAGCCTGTGGCAGGGGGCCGAGAGAGGCGGAGGAGAGAGGCGCGAGGACttgccccaccaccaccaccaccaccaccagccagaggctgagcccaggcaggagaaggaggaggcttCGGAGAGGGAG GAAAAGGAGGTGGAGCAGCTGGAGCACTTGAGAGACGAACTGAAGAAGGTGACAGAGACGCTGGGGGAGCAGCTCAGGAGGGAGGGCTGA
- the NFKBIB gene encoding NF-kappa-B inhibitor beta isoform 4 (isoform 4 is encoded by transcript variant 5) — protein MAGVACLGKAADADEWCDSGLGSLGPDAAAPGGPGLGAELGPGLSWAPLVFGYVTEDGDTALHLAVIHQHEPFLDFLLGFSAGTEYMDLQNDLGQEEEESEEDWKLQLEAENYEGHTPLHVAVIHKDVEMVRLLRDAGADLDKPEPTCGRSPLHLAVEAQAADVLELLLRAGANPAARMYGGRTPLGSAMLRPNPILARLLRAHGAPEPEGEDEKSGPCSSSSDSDSGDEGDEYDDIVVHSSRSQTRLPPTPASKPLPDDPRPV, from the exons ATGGCTGGGGTCGCGTGCTTGGGAAAAGCTGCCGACGCAGATGAATGGTGCGACAGCGGCCTGGGCTCCCTGGGTCCGGACGCAGCGGCCCCCGGAGGACCTGGGTTGGGCGCGGAGTTGGGCCCGGGGCTGTCGTGGGCTCCCCTCGTCTTCGGCTACGTCACTGAGGATGGGGACAC GGCACTGCACTTGGCTGTGATTCATCAGCATGAACCCTTCCTGGATTTTCTTCTAGGCTTCTCGGCCGGCACTGAGTACATGGACCTGCAGAATGACCTAGGCCAG gaagaagaggagagtgaGGAGGACTGGAAGCTGCAGCTGGAGGCTGAAAACTACGAGG gccaCACCCCACTCCACGTGGCCGTTATCCACAAAGATGTGGAGATGGTCCGGCTGCTCCGAGATGCTGGAGCTGACCTTGACAAACCG GAGCCCACGTGCGGCCGGAGCCCCCTTCATTTGGCAGTGGAGGCCCAGGCAGCCGATGTGCTGGAGCTTCTCCTGAGGGCAGGCGCGAACCCTGCTGCCCGCATGTACGGTGGCCGCACCCCACTCGGCAGTGCCATGCTCCGGCCCAACCCCATCCTCGCCCGCCTCCTCCGTGCACACGGAGCCCCTGAGCCCGAGGGCGAGGACGAGAAATCCGGCCCCTGCAGCAGCAGTAGCGACAGCGACAGCGGAGACGAGGGC GATGAATACGACGACATTGTGGTTCACAGCAGCCGCAGCCAAACCCGgctgcctcccaccccagcctcaaaACCTCTTCCTGACGACCCCCGCCCCGTGTGA
- the CCER2 gene encoding coiled-coil domain-containing glutamate-rich protein 2 isoform X2, with translation MPPRGPASELLLLRLLLLGAATAAPLAPRPSKEELTRCLAEVVTEVLTVGQVQRGPCTALLHKELCGTEPHGCASTEEKGLLLGDFKKQEAGKMRSSQEVRDEEEEEVAERTHKSEVQEQAIRMQGHRQLHQEEDEEEEKEERKRGPMETFEDLWQRHLENGGDLQKRVAEKASDKETAQFQAEEKGVRVLGGDRSLWQGAERGGGERREDLPHHHHHHHQPEAEPRQEKEEASEREEKEVEQLEHLRDELKKDC, from the exons ATGCCGCCCCGAGGGCCAGCctctgagctgctgctgctgcggcTGCTCCTGCTGGGGGCGG CCACCGCTGCTCCCTTGGCACCGAGACCCTCCAAGGAGGAG CTGACCCGCTGTCTGGCAGAGGTGGTCACAGAGGTGCTGACCGTGGGCCAGGTCCAGAGAGGACCCTGCACTGCTCTTCTCCACAAGG AGTTGTGCGGGACAGAGCCCCACGGCTGTGCGTCCACCGAGGAGAAAGGCCTGCTGCTTGGGGATTTCAAGAAGCAGGAGGCTGGGAAGATGAGGTCCAGCCAGGAGGTgagggatgaggaagaggaggaggtagCAGAGAGGACCCACAAGTCTGAGGTCCAGGAACAAGCCATCCGCATGCAAGGGCATCGCCAGCTCCAccaggaggaggacgaggaggaggagaaggaggagaggaagagggggcCCATGGAGACCTTTGAGGACCTGTGGCAGCGGCATCTAGAGAATGGAGGGGACCTCCAGAAGCGGGTGGCAGAGAAGGCCAGTGACAAAGAGACGGCCcagttccaggcagaggagaaGGGGGTGCGGGTGCTGGGCGGGGACCGCAGCCTGTGGCAGGGGGCCGAGAGAGGCGGAGGAGAGAGGCGCGAGGACttgccccaccaccaccaccaccaccaccagccagaggctgagcccaggcaggagaaggaggaggcttCGGAGAGGGAG GAAAAGGAGGTGGAGCAGCTGGAGCACTTGAGAGACGAACTGAAGAAG GACTGTTGA
- the NFKBIB gene encoding NF-kappa-B inhibitor beta isoform X2 encodes MDLQNDLGQTALHLAAILGETSTVEKLYAAGAGLCVAERRGHTALHLACRVGAHACARALLQPRPRRPREAPDTYLAQGPDRTPDTNHTPVALYPDSDLEKEEEESEEDWKLQLEAENYEGHTPLHVAVIHKDVEMVRLLRDAGADLDKPEPTCGRSPLHLAVEAQAADVLELLLRAGANPAARMYGGRTPLGSAMLRPNPILARLLRAHGAPEPEGEDEKSGPCSSSSDSDSGDEGDEYDDIVVHSSRSQTRLPPTPASKPLPDDPRPV; translated from the exons ATGGACCTGCAGAATGACCTAGGCCAG ACAGCCCTGCACCTGGCAGCCATCCTGGGGGAGACATCCACGGTGGAGAAGCTGTACGCAGCAGGCGCCGGGCTGTGTGTGGCGGAGCGTAGGGGCCACACGgcgctgcacctggcctgccgTGTGGGGGCACACGCCTGTGCCCGTGCCCTGCTTCAGCCCCGCCCCCGGCGCCCCAGGGAAGCCCCCGACACCTACCTCGCTCAGGGCCCTGACCGTACTCCCGACACCAACCATACCCCTGTCGCCTTGTACCCCGATTCCGActtggagaaggaagaagaggagagtgaGGAGGACTGGAAGCTGCAGCTGGAGGCTGAAAACTACGAGG gccaCACCCCACTCCACGTGGCCGTTATCCACAAAGATGTGGAGATGGTCCGGCTGCTCCGAGATGCTGGAGCTGACCTTGACAAACCG GAGCCCACGTGCGGCCGGAGCCCCCTTCATTTGGCAGTGGAGGCCCAGGCAGCCGATGTGCTGGAGCTTCTCCTGAGGGCAGGCGCGAACCCTGCTGCCCGCATGTACGGTGGCCGCACCCCACTCGGCAGTGCCATGCTCCGGCCCAACCCCATCCTCGCCCGCCTCCTCCGTGCACACGGAGCCCCTGAGCCCGAGGGCGAGGACGAGAAATCCGGCCCCTGCAGCAGCAGTAGCGACAGCGACAGCGGAGACGAGGGC GATGAATACGACGACATTGTGGTTCACAGCAGCCGCAGCCAAACCCGgctgcctcccaccccagcctcaaaACCTCTTCCTGACGACCCCCGCCCCGTGTGA
- the NFKBIB gene encoding NF-kappa-B inhibitor beta isoform 1 (isoform 1 is encoded by transcript variant 1), translated as MAGVACLGKAADADEWCDSGLGSLGPDAAAPGGPGLGAELGPGLSWAPLVFGYVTEDGDTALHLAVIHQHEPFLDFLLGFSAGTEYMDLQNDLGQTALHLAAILGETSTVEKLYAAGAGLCVAERRGHTALHLACRVGAHACARALLQPRPRRPREAPDTYLAQGPDRTPDTNHTPVALYPDSDLEKEEEESEEDWKLQLEAENYEGHTPLHVAVIHKDVEMVRLLRDAGADLDKPEPTCGRSPLHLAVEAQAADVLELLLRAGANPAARMYGGRTPLGSAMLRPNPILARLLRAHGAPEPEGEDEKSGPCSSSSDSDSGDEGDEYDDIVVHSSRSQTRLPPTPASKPLPDDPRPV; from the exons ATGGCTGGGGTCGCGTGCTTGGGAAAAGCTGCCGACGCAGATGAATGGTGCGACAGCGGCCTGGGCTCCCTGGGTCCGGACGCAGCGGCCCCCGGAGGACCTGGGTTGGGCGCGGAGTTGGGCCCGGGGCTGTCGTGGGCTCCCCTCGTCTTCGGCTACGTCACTGAGGATGGGGACAC GGCACTGCACTTGGCTGTGATTCATCAGCATGAACCCTTCCTGGATTTTCTTCTAGGCTTCTCGGCCGGCACTGAGTACATGGACCTGCAGAATGACCTAGGCCAG ACAGCCCTGCACCTGGCAGCCATCCTGGGGGAGACATCCACGGTGGAGAAGCTGTACGCAGCAGGCGCCGGGCTGTGTGTGGCGGAGCGTAGGGGCCACACGgcgctgcacctggcctgccgTGTGGGGGCACACGCCTGTGCCCGTGCCCTGCTTCAGCCCCGCCCCCGGCGCCCCAGGGAAGCCCCCGACACCTACCTCGCTCAGGGCCCTGACCGTACTCCCGACACCAACCATACCCCTGTCGCCTTGTACCCCGATTCCGActtggagaaggaagaagaggagagtgaGGAGGACTGGAAGCTGCAGCTGGAGGCTGAAAACTACGAGG gccaCACCCCACTCCACGTGGCCGTTATCCACAAAGATGTGGAGATGGTCCGGCTGCTCCGAGATGCTGGAGCTGACCTTGACAAACCG GAGCCCACGTGCGGCCGGAGCCCCCTTCATTTGGCAGTGGAGGCCCAGGCAGCCGATGTGCTGGAGCTTCTCCTGAGGGCAGGCGCGAACCCTGCTGCCCGCATGTACGGTGGCCGCACCCCACTCGGCAGTGCCATGCTCCGGCCCAACCCCATCCTCGCCCGCCTCCTCCGTGCACACGGAGCCCCTGAGCCCGAGGGCGAGGACGAGAAATCCGGCCCCTGCAGCAGCAGTAGCGACAGCGACAGCGGAGACGAGGGC GATGAATACGACGACATTGTGGTTCACAGCAGCCGCAGCCAAACCCGgctgcctcccaccccagcctcaaaACCTCTTCCTGACGACCCCCGCCCCGTGTGA
- the NFKBIB gene encoding NF-kappa-B inhibitor beta isoform X1, producing the protein MNGATAAWAPWVRTQRPPEDLGWARSWARGCRGLPSSSATSLRMGTRFSAGTEYMDLQNDLGQTALHLAAILGETSTVEKLYAAGAGLCVAERRGHTALHLACRVGAHACARALLQPRPRRPREAPDTYLAQGPDRTPDTNHTPVALYPDSDLEKEEEESEEDWKLQLEAENYEGHTPLHVAVIHKDVEMVRLLRDAGADLDKPEPTCGRSPLHLAVEAQAADVLELLLRAGANPAARMYGGRTPLGSAMLRPNPILARLLRAHGAPEPEGEDEKSGPCSSSSDSDSGDEGDEYDDIVVHSSRSQTRLPPTPASKPLPDDPRPV; encoded by the exons ATGAATGGTGCGACAGCGGCCTGGGCTCCCTGGGTCCGGACGCAGCGGCCCCCGGAGGACCTGGGTTGGGCGCGGAGTTGGGCCCGGGGCTGTCGTGGGCTCCCCTCGTCTTCGGCTACGTCACTGAGGATGGGGACAC GCTTCTCGGCCGGCACTGAGTACATGGACCTGCAGAATGACCTAGGCCAG ACAGCCCTGCACCTGGCAGCCATCCTGGGGGAGACATCCACGGTGGAGAAGCTGTACGCAGCAGGCGCCGGGCTGTGTGTGGCGGAGCGTAGGGGCCACACGgcgctgcacctggcctgccgTGTGGGGGCACACGCCTGTGCCCGTGCCCTGCTTCAGCCCCGCCCCCGGCGCCCCAGGGAAGCCCCCGACACCTACCTCGCTCAGGGCCCTGACCGTACTCCCGACACCAACCATACCCCTGTCGCCTTGTACCCCGATTCCGActtggagaaggaagaagaggagagtgaGGAGGACTGGAAGCTGCAGCTGGAGGCTGAAAACTACGAGG gccaCACCCCACTCCACGTGGCCGTTATCCACAAAGATGTGGAGATGGTCCGGCTGCTCCGAGATGCTGGAGCTGACCTTGACAAACCG GAGCCCACGTGCGGCCGGAGCCCCCTTCATTTGGCAGTGGAGGCCCAGGCAGCCGATGTGCTGGAGCTTCTCCTGAGGGCAGGCGCGAACCCTGCTGCCCGCATGTACGGTGGCCGCACCCCACTCGGCAGTGCCATGCTCCGGCCCAACCCCATCCTCGCCCGCCTCCTCCGTGCACACGGAGCCCCTGAGCCCGAGGGCGAGGACGAGAAATCCGGCCCCTGCAGCAGCAGTAGCGACAGCGACAGCGGAGACGAGGGC GATGAATACGACGACATTGTGGTTCACAGCAGCCGCAGCCAAACCCGgctgcctcccaccccagcctcaaaACCTCTTCCTGACGACCCCCGCCCCGTGTGA
- the CCER2 gene encoding coiled-coil domain-containing glutamate-rich protein 2 isoform X1, translating to MPPRGPASELLLLRLLLLGAATAAPLAPRPSKEELTRCLAEVVTEVLTVGQVQRGPCTALLHKELCGTEPHGCASTEEKGLLLGDFKKQEAGKMRSSQEVRDEEEEEVAERTHKSEVQEQAIRMQGHRQLHQEEDEEEEKEERKRGPMETFEDLWQRHLENGGDLQKRVAEKASDKETAQFQAEEKGVRVLGGDRSLWQGAERGGGERREDLPHHHHHHHQPEAEPRQEKEEASEREVSRGMKEEHQHSLEAGLMMVSGVTTHSHRCWPCTTRSITSGSQWPRLTPRLANNFRARPLPYTSTLLYGLQQPRWHHCTEASHHH from the exons ATGCCGCCCCGAGGGCCAGCctctgagctgctgctgctgcggcTGCTCCTGCTGGGGGCGG CCACCGCTGCTCCCTTGGCACCGAGACCCTCCAAGGAGGAG CTGACCCGCTGTCTGGCAGAGGTGGTCACAGAGGTGCTGACCGTGGGCCAGGTCCAGAGAGGACCCTGCACTGCTCTTCTCCACAAGG AGTTGTGCGGGACAGAGCCCCACGGCTGTGCGTCCACCGAGGAGAAAGGCCTGCTGCTTGGGGATTTCAAGAAGCAGGAGGCTGGGAAGATGAGGTCCAGCCAGGAGGTgagggatgaggaagaggaggaggtagCAGAGAGGACCCACAAGTCTGAGGTCCAGGAACAAGCCATCCGCATGCAAGGGCATCGCCAGCTCCAccaggaggaggacgaggaggaggagaaggaggagaggaagagggggcCCATGGAGACCTTTGAGGACCTGTGGCAGCGGCATCTAGAGAATGGAGGGGACCTCCAGAAGCGGGTGGCAGAGAAGGCCAGTGACAAAGAGACGGCCcagttccaggcagaggagaaGGGGGTGCGGGTGCTGGGCGGGGACCGCAGCCTGTGGCAGGGGGCCGAGAGAGGCGGAGGAGAGAGGCGCGAGGACttgccccaccaccaccaccaccaccaccagccagaggctgagcccaggcaggagaaggaggaggcttCGGAGAGGGAGGTGAGTAGGGGGATGAAGGAGGAACACCAACACAGTTTGGAGGCAGGGTTGATGATGGTCAGTGGAGTCACAACTCACAGCCACCGGTGTTGGCCCTGCACCACCAGATCCATCACTAGTGGATCACAGTGGCCAAGACTGACACCACGACTGGCTAACAACTTCCGTGCAAGGCCTTTACCTTATACTTCCACACTACTGTATGGACTACAGcaaccaagatggcaccattgcacagAAGCAAGCCACCATCACTAG
- the NFKBIB gene encoding NF-kappa-B inhibitor beta isoform 3 (isoform 3 is encoded by transcript variant 4), producing MAGVACLGKAADADEWCDSGLGSLGPDAAAPGGPGLGAELGPGLSWAPLVFGYVTEDGDTALHLAVIHQHEPFLDFLLGFSAGTEYMDLQNDLGQTALHLAAILGETSTVEKLYAAGAGLCVAERRGHTALHLACRVGAHACARALLQPRPRRPREAPDTYLAQGPDRTPDTNHTPVALYPDSDLEKEEEESEEDWKLQLEAENYEGHTPLHVAVIHKDVEMVRLLRDAGADLDKPEPTCGRSPLHLAVEAQAADVLELLLRAGANPAARMYGGRTPLGSAMLRPNPILARLLRAHGAPEPEGEDEKSGPCSSSSDSDSGDEGVSQEERQGSPAGGSG from the exons ATGGCTGGGGTCGCGTGCTTGGGAAAAGCTGCCGACGCAGATGAATGGTGCGACAGCGGCCTGGGCTCCCTGGGTCCGGACGCAGCGGCCCCCGGAGGACCTGGGTTGGGCGCGGAGTTGGGCCCGGGGCTGTCGTGGGCTCCCCTCGTCTTCGGCTACGTCACTGAGGATGGGGACAC GGCACTGCACTTGGCTGTGATTCATCAGCATGAACCCTTCCTGGATTTTCTTCTAGGCTTCTCGGCCGGCACTGAGTACATGGACCTGCAGAATGACCTAGGCCAG ACAGCCCTGCACCTGGCAGCCATCCTGGGGGAGACATCCACGGTGGAGAAGCTGTACGCAGCAGGCGCCGGGCTGTGTGTGGCGGAGCGTAGGGGCCACACGgcgctgcacctggcctgccgTGTGGGGGCACACGCCTGTGCCCGTGCCCTGCTTCAGCCCCGCCCCCGGCGCCCCAGGGAAGCCCCCGACACCTACCTCGCTCAGGGCCCTGACCGTACTCCCGACACCAACCATACCCCTGTCGCCTTGTACCCCGATTCCGActtggagaaggaagaagaggagagtgaGGAGGACTGGAAGCTGCAGCTGGAGGCTGAAAACTACGAGG gccaCACCCCACTCCACGTGGCCGTTATCCACAAAGATGTGGAGATGGTCCGGCTGCTCCGAGATGCTGGAGCTGACCTTGACAAACCG GAGCCCACGTGCGGCCGGAGCCCCCTTCATTTGGCAGTGGAGGCCCAGGCAGCCGATGTGCTGGAGCTTCTCCTGAGGGCAGGCGCGAACCCTGCTGCCCGCATGTACGGTGGCCGCACCCCACTCGGCAGTGCCATGCTCCGGCCCAACCCCATCCTCGCCCGCCTCCTCCGTGCACACGGAGCCCCTGAGCCCGAGGGCGAGGACGAGAAATCCGGCCCCTGCAGCAGCAGTAGCGACAGCGACAGCGGAGACGAGGGCGTGAGTCAGGAGGAGAGACAGGGCAGCCCAGCTGGGGGGTCAGGATAG